The following are encoded together in the Serratia sp. UGAL515B_01 genome:
- the exuR gene encoding transcriptional regulator ExuR yields MTFTETRRLYQQLAAELKQRIEGGVYPVGDKLPAERYIAEEMNVSRTVVREATIMLEVEGYVEVRKGSGIHVISNQQKNLVVPSDSLEFSTAGPFELLQARQLIESNIAEFAATQVTKQDIVQLMEIQEQARKEDRFRDSQWDLKFHVQVALATQNNAMATIVEKMWTQRISNPYWIKLHEHIDERSIASWCDDHDEILKALIRKDPHAAKLAMWQHLENTKQMLFNATTEDFEYNADRYLFAENPVVHLENATNVVK; encoded by the coding sequence ATGACATTCACGGAAACCAGACGCCTTTATCAACAATTGGCCGCCGAGCTTAAACAACGTATTGAAGGCGGTGTCTATCCGGTTGGTGATAAACTTCCCGCCGAACGCTATATTGCTGAAGAGATGAATGTCAGTCGCACAGTGGTGCGGGAGGCTACCATCATGCTGGAAGTGGAAGGTTATGTGGAAGTGCGAAAAGGTTCCGGTATTCATGTGATTTCTAATCAACAGAAAAACCTGGTGGTGCCTAGCGACAGCCTCGAATTTTCCACCGCAGGTCCTTTCGAATTGTTACAAGCACGCCAGTTGATTGAAAGCAACATCGCCGAGTTCGCCGCAACTCAAGTGACCAAGCAGGATATCGTGCAACTGATGGAAATTCAGGAGCAGGCTCGCAAAGAAGATCGTTTCCGCGATTCGCAGTGGGATCTCAAATTCCACGTTCAAGTCGCTCTGGCAACCCAGAACAACGCGATGGCAACCATAGTGGAAAAGATGTGGACGCAACGTATCAGTAATCCGTACTGGATCAAACTGCACGAGCACATTGACGAACGTTCGATTGCCAGTTGGTGTGACGATCACGATGAAATCCTCAAAGCCCTGATCCGTAAAGATCCACACGCTGCCAAACTGGCCATGTGGCAACACCTGGAAAATACCAAACAGATGTTGTTCAATGCCACCACTGAAGATTTCGAATACAACGCCGATCGCTATCTGTTTGCAGAAAATCCGGTAGTCCACCTAGAAAACGCTACAAATGTCGTTAAATAA
- a CDS encoding DedA family protein, with amino-acid sequence MDIIKQLLDALWQQDFETLANPSLVWTLYALLFMILFLENGLLPAAFLPGDSLLILVGALVAKGAMNFPLTIVILTIAASLGCWLSYIQGRWLGNTSTVQTWLSHLPPHYHQRAHNLFHRHGLSALLVGRFLAFVRTLLPTIAGLSGLDNARFQFFNWMSGLLWVLILVSVGFAIGKTPLFLKYEDQLMFGLMVLPLALLVIGLLGSLVVLWRNKRSGNQGKDA; translated from the coding sequence ATGGATATTATTAAGCAACTGTTGGATGCCTTATGGCAGCAAGACTTCGAAACACTGGCGAACCCCTCGTTGGTTTGGACGTTGTATGCCTTGCTGTTTATGATCTTATTTCTGGAAAACGGCCTATTGCCCGCAGCTTTTCTGCCTGGCGATAGCCTGCTGATTTTGGTTGGTGCGCTGGTCGCTAAAGGCGCAATGAACTTTCCGCTCACTATCGTCATCCTGACAATTGCCGCCAGCCTGGGATGCTGGCTCAGTTATATACAAGGCCGATGGCTGGGCAATACATCAACGGTACAAACCTGGCTATCACATTTACCTCCTCACTACCATCAGCGTGCCCATAACCTGTTCCATCGCCACGGCTTGTCGGCACTTTTGGTCGGGCGTTTCTTGGCTTTCGTACGCACATTGTTACCCACCATCGCCGGTTTATCCGGTTTAGATAACGCACGCTTCCAGTTTTTTAACTGGATGAGCGGATTGTTGTGGGTATTGATACTGGTTTCCGTAGGGTTTGCAATTGGGAAAACACCATTATTCCTGAAATATGAAGACCAATTGATGTTCGGCTTGATGGTGCTCCCACTAGCCTTGTTAGTCATCGGCCTGTTAGGTTCTCTGGTGGTTCTGTGGCGCAATAAGCGTTCAGGTAATCAAGGGAAAGATGCATGA
- the mzrA gene encoding EnvZ/OmpR regulon moderator MzrA encodes MTARHTRWQYVLLLALALLALIIVLVPFMIRTESELRIRVEQQGLLLPDGFYVYQRLDERGIHIKSITPENDGLLIRLDSPRQQLLAREALQTILPPGYIIALSESQTPNLWVPGFAPPKLNLG; translated from the coding sequence ATGACTGCCAGACATACACGCTGGCAATACGTGTTACTCTTGGCGTTAGCACTTTTGGCGTTAATCATTGTGTTGGTACCTTTCATGATACGTACCGAGAGTGAACTGCGTATTCGTGTTGAACAACAAGGGTTATTGCTACCGGATGGCTTTTACGTCTACCAGCGGTTGGATGAACGCGGTATCCACATAAAAAGCATTACACCAGAGAACGATGGCTTGCTGATCCGTCTGGACTCCCCCAGACAACAACTGTTAGCCCGTGAAGCACTGCAAACTATTTTACCTCCCGGTTATATCATTGCACTGAGCGAATCGCAGACACCGAACCTTTGGGTTCCTGGGTTTGCGCCTCCCAAGCTTAATCTGGGGTAG
- a CDS encoding DUF1090 domain-containing protein, whose amino-acid sequence MIFRHFLLVTLSLCTFSAFSSTTDGCTRKAQKIQTQIDYATQHGNNYRVQGLKKALSEVQSNCTEAGLKAERQKKIAEKQNKVAKREQELKEVQQSGRQDKIASKQQKLSEAQAELKATLIE is encoded by the coding sequence ATGATATTTCGCCATTTTCTCTTAGTCACCTTATCCTTGTGTACTTTCTCTGCATTTTCCTCGACCACGGATGGCTGCACCAGGAAAGCACAAAAGATTCAGACACAAATCGACTATGCCACTCAACATGGTAATAACTATCGCGTGCAAGGTTTGAAAAAGGCACTGAGCGAAGTGCAAAGCAACTGTACGGAGGCAGGCTTAAAAGCCGAACGTCAGAAAAAGATCGCAGAAAAACAGAACAAGGTTGCCAAGCGCGAGCAAGAGTTGAAAGAGGTTCAGCAAAGCGGAAGACAGGATAAAATTGCCAGCAAGCAACAAAAGCTGTCAGAAGCGCAAGCAGAACTAAAAGCTACACTGATTGAATGA
- a CDS encoding YqjD family protein, translating into MAQDSNAENLRAELKSLADTLEEVLNSSTDKPKAELDKLRTKAEEALKDTRARLSDAGDKLAHQTKQIACQADGYVRENPWTGIGIGAAVGVVLGVLLARR; encoded by the coding sequence ATGGCACAAGATTCAAATGCAGAAAACTTACGCGCTGAACTGAAGTCCCTTGCCGATACACTGGAAGAAGTGCTGAACTCTTCTACCGATAAACCCAAAGCTGAACTGGACAAACTGCGCACTAAAGCAGAGGAGGCACTGAAAGATACCCGTGCTCGTCTTTCCGATGCTGGCGACAAACTGGCTCATCAAACCAAACAAATCGCCTGCCAAGCGGACGGGTATGTACGTGAAAACCCTTGGACCGGTATCGGTATCGGTGCTGCGGTTGGTGTCGTGTTAGGCGTTTTGCTCGCGCGCCGCTGA
- a CDS encoding phage holin family protein, protein MTELPQNRAQGPAKGVLDIAQRIITILVSMVETRVRLAVIELEEEKANLVQLLIMAGLTLLFTAFGLMSLLLFIFWAIEPAYRLLALGTTTAILLLLAIIVGIVTLTKAHRSTLLSTTRKQLKLDRSTLEGSDE, encoded by the coding sequence ATGACAGAACTTCCACAAAATCGCGCCCAGGGCCCTGCTAAAGGGGTCCTGGATATCGCACAACGTATTATTACCATTCTGGTCAGTATGGTAGAAACTCGTGTGCGCCTGGCAGTCATCGAACTGGAAGAAGAGAAAGCCAACCTTGTTCAGCTATTGATTATGGCAGGGCTCACTTTACTGTTCACCGCGTTCGGTCTGATGAGCTTATTACTTTTTATCTTCTGGGCTATTGAACCGGCATACCGCTTGCTCGCTCTAGGCACCACAACCGCCATTCTGCTGCTTTTGGCAATTATAGTCGGCATTGTGACACTGACCAAGGCACACCGCTCCACGCTGTTGAGTACAACACGCAAGCAGCTTAAACTCGACCGTTCTACTCTCGAGGGAAGCGATGAATAA
- a CDS encoding YqjK-like family protein yields the protein MNNRQYREWRKEQLIKKIQQQRLDLTETKALWLEKTERIDRSWQNLLVLRKVIAVGSSVIALYGIRHPSKLIRWSRRLFNIWGIARLIQKAFLKK from the coding sequence ATGAATAACCGCCAGTACCGTGAATGGAGAAAAGAGCAACTGATCAAGAAGATCCAGCAGCAACGCCTAGATCTAACCGAGACTAAAGCTTTGTGGCTGGAAAAGACCGAACGTATTGATCGCAGTTGGCAAAATCTTCTTGTCTTACGAAAAGTTATCGCTGTCGGCTCCAGCGTCATTGCCCTTTATGGCATTCGCCATCCCAGTAAATTGATCCGCTGGTCGCGCAGATTGTTTAATATCTGGGGAATAGCTCGGCTGATTCAAAAAGCTTTTTTGAAAAAATAA
- a CDS encoding DoxX family protein, translating to MKKLEDVGLLVARILLPILFIVAGYGKIGDAYAGTQQYMEAMGVPGFLLPLTILLELGGGLAILFGLLTRTVSISTAVFTILTALLFHNNFAEGDNQLMFMKNLSIAGGFLVLAISGPGSFSIDRILNKKW from the coding sequence ATGAAAAAATTAGAAGATGTAGGTTTATTGGTTGCTCGTATTCTATTACCCATTCTGTTTATCGTCGCAGGCTACGGCAAAATAGGCGACGCTTATGCTGGCACTCAACAATACATGGAAGCGATGGGAGTACCTGGTTTCTTGTTGCCACTGACAATCCTTCTGGAATTGGGCGGTGGTCTGGCCATTCTGTTTGGCCTACTGACACGCACAGTTTCAATCTCTACAGCCGTTTTCACTATTCTCACTGCATTGCTGTTTCACAACAACTTTGCCGAAGGTGACAACCAGTTGATGTTCATGAAAAACCTGTCTATCGCCGGGGGTTTTCTTGTCCTGGCTATTTCCGGCCCAGGGAGTTTCAGCATCGACCGCATTTTAAACAAAAAGTGGTAA
- a CDS encoding glutathione S-transferase family protein — protein sequence MGQLVDGIWQDTWYDTKSTGGRFKRSVSQFRNWVTTDGKAGENGLGGFKAENGRYHLYVSLACPWAHRTLLMRKLKGLEQSIPVSVVHPLMLENGWTFGKDFPETTGDTLYHTDFLYQLYLHADQNYSGRVTVPVLWDKQQQTIVSNESADIIRMFNSAFDAIGAQAGDYYPEALREKIDTLNSWIYDTLNNGVYKAGFATSQEAYDDAVSGVFASLQRLEQLLGQHRYLAGNQLTEADLRLWTTLIRFDPVYVTHFKCDKQRISDFPNLFGFLRDIYQMPGLAETVNMAHIRHHYYCSHSTINPYGIIPIGPTLDLDQPHGRDARFR from the coding sequence ATGGGACAACTGGTTGATGGCATCTGGCAAGACACTTGGTATGACACAAAATCCACCGGAGGCCGTTTCAAGCGTTCAGTCTCCCAGTTCCGTAATTGGGTCACGACCGATGGTAAAGCAGGTGAGAATGGGCTAGGAGGATTTAAGGCGGAAAACGGCCGTTATCATTTGTATGTTTCCCTAGCCTGCCCTTGGGCACATCGTACTTTACTGATGCGTAAGCTGAAGGGACTGGAACAAAGTATCCCGGTTTCTGTCGTACATCCGCTGATGCTGGAAAACGGCTGGACATTTGGCAAAGATTTTCCTGAAACCACCGGTGATACGTTGTATCACACTGATTTTCTATACCAACTCTATCTGCATGCCGACCAAAACTACAGTGGTCGAGTCACCGTTCCTGTTCTATGGGATAAACAGCAGCAAACCATCGTCAGCAACGAATCTGCCGACATCATTCGCATGTTTAATTCTGCCTTTGACGCCATAGGCGCACAAGCAGGTGACTATTACCCCGAAGCACTGCGCGAAAAGATCGATACGTTGAATAGCTGGATCTACGATACGCTGAATAACGGGGTATATAAAGCCGGTTTCGCTACCAGTCAGGAAGCCTATGATGATGCCGTGAGTGGGGTATTTGCTTCACTACAACGACTGGAACAACTACTGGGGCAACACCGCTACCTCGCAGGTAACCAACTTACAGAAGCCGACTTGCGCTTGTGGACCACGCTGATTCGTTTTGATCCGGTTTATGTCACCCATTTCAAATGTGACAAACAGCGTATTAGCGATTTTCCCAATCTATTCGGCTTTTTGCGCGACATCTACCAAATGCCAGGCCTTGCTGAGACCGTCAACATGGCACACATTCGACACCACTATTATTGTAGCCACAGCACCATCAACCCATACGGTATCATTCCAATCGGACCAACGCTGGATCTTGATCAACCACATGGACGAGATGCTCGTTTCCGCTGA
- a CDS encoding LysR family transcriptional regulator encodes MARERALTLEALRVMDAIDRRGSFAAAADELGRVPSALSYTMQKLEEELDVVLFDRSGHRTKFTNVGRMLLDRGRVLLEAADKLTTDAEALARGWETHLTIVSEALSPAAKLFPLIDKLALKANTQVSILTEVLAGAWERLEQGRADIVIAPDLHFRASSEINTRKLYKVMSVYVAAPDHPIHLEPEPLSELTRVKYRGIAVADTARERPVLTVQLLDKQQRLTVSSIEDKRRALLAGLGVATMPYLMVEKDIEQGRLRVVGPEYRREVDIIMAWRRDSMGEAKSWFLRELPRLFAKQENS; translated from the coding sequence ATGGCTAGAGAGCGTGCACTAACCCTTGAAGCACTTAGAGTAATGGATGCAATTGATCGTCGCGGTAGCTTTGCGGCGGCGGCTGATGAGCTGGGAAGAGTGCCCTCTGCGCTCAGCTATACCATGCAAAAATTGGAAGAAGAACTGGACGTTGTGCTGTTCGATCGCTCAGGACATCGGACCAAATTTACCAACGTTGGAAGAATGCTGCTGGATCGAGGACGCGTATTGCTTGAGGCTGCGGACAAATTGACCACAGATGCTGAAGCGTTGGCACGAGGCTGGGAGACGCACCTGACCATTGTCAGTGAGGCATTGTCACCAGCGGCTAAATTGTTCCCCCTGATCGACAAACTTGCACTGAAGGCCAACACTCAGGTTTCGATCTTGACCGAGGTGCTTGCTGGGGCCTGGGAACGATTAGAACAGGGGCGGGCAGATATTGTTATTGCTCCGGATTTACATTTTCGTGCTTCTTCCGAAATCAACACCCGCAAACTGTATAAAGTCATGAGCGTTTATGTTGCTGCGCCGGATCACCCTATCCACCTTGAGCCAGAGCCGCTTTCAGAGCTTACCCGTGTGAAGTACCGTGGCATTGCCGTAGCGGATACTGCACGTGAGCGGCCGGTCTTGACAGTGCAACTGTTGGATAAACAGCAGCGTCTAACAGTGAGTAGCATTGAAGATAAACGTCGTGCATTACTCGCAGGGCTTGGTGTCGCCACTATGCCGTACCTGATGGTGGAGAAAGATATTGAGCAAGGGCGTCTGCGAGTAGTGGGGCCGGAATACAGGCGCGAAGTCGATATCATCATGGCTTGGCGACGTGACAGTATGGGAGAGGCAAAATCCTGGTTTCTGCGAGAGCTCCCGCGTCTGTTTGCCAAGCAGGAAAATTCTTAA
- a CDS encoding pirin family protein codes for MITCRTAKQCGHADFGWLQARYTFSFGHYFDPKLMGYASLRVLNQEVLAPGASFQPRTYPNVDILNLILQGEAEYRDSDGNVLRAAAGDALLLATHSRLSYSEQNVSSVTPLTRMQLWFEACPEGSNERVQRLNLSSHPHSLLASPDGEQGSLQLRQKIWVHHLDLQAGEQKTLVLNGERAYLQSIYGTAKISGESHCSQNLTCGDGAFIREEKHITIQAETPLRTLLIDL; via the coding sequence ATGATTACATGCAGAACAGCAAAACAATGCGGGCATGCTGACTTCGGTTGGCTACAGGCTCGCTATACCTTTTCCTTTGGTCACTATTTTGATCCAAAACTGATGGGTTATGCCTCACTACGAGTGCTTAATCAGGAAGTATTGGCGCCAGGAGCCTCATTCCAACCGCGCACCTACCCTAATGTTGATATTCTGAATCTGATTTTGCAGGGTGAAGCGGAATACCGAGATAGTGATGGAAATGTTCTACGCGCAGCGGCGGGAGATGCATTGCTGCTTGCCACTCATTCAAGGCTTAGCTATAGCGAACAGAATGTCAGCAGTGTTACTCCATTGACCCGAATGCAACTGTGGTTTGAGGCATGCCCAGAAGGTAGCAATGAACGAGTGCAACGCCTGAATCTATCTTCACACCCTCATTCGCTGCTAGCTTCACCAGATGGCGAACAAGGCAGCTTACAACTGCGACAAAAGATCTGGGTCCATCATCTGGATTTACAAGCAGGGGAACAAAAAACGCTAGTATTGAATGGAGAGCGGGCTTATCTCCAATCGATATACGGCACCGCTAAGATTAGCGGCGAAAGCCACTGTAGCCAGAATCTAACCTGTGGAGACGGTGCGTTTATCCGTGAGGAAAAGCACATTACAATCCAGGCAGAAACACCGCTACGCACCCTGTTGATTGATTTATAA
- the rsmI gene encoding 16S rRNA (cytidine(1402)-2'-O)-methyltransferase has protein sequence MNQHQQSVISASTLYVVPTPIGNLGDITHRALEVLKSVDLIAAEDTRHTGLLLQHFAISARLFALHDHNEQQKAEQLLAKLQEGQSIALVSDAGTPLINDPGYHLVRRCREAGIRVVPLPGACAATTALCAAGVASDRFCYEGFLPAKTKGRKDTLLALAEEPRTLIFYESTHRLLDSLQDMVTVWGPQRYVVLARELTKTWESIYGAPVGELLDWVQEDEMRHRGEMVLIVEGHKTQEDALPLEAIRTLALLQKELPLKKAAALSAEIHGVKKNALYKYALEQQESQVN, from the coding sequence ATGAATCAACACCAACAATCAGTCATTTCTGCATCAACGCTGTACGTGGTGCCCACTCCCATCGGTAACCTCGGGGATATCACTCATAGGGCATTAGAAGTACTGAAAAGCGTCGATCTGATTGCGGCAGAAGATACGCGTCATACCGGGTTGTTGCTGCAACACTTTGCTATTAGCGCGCGGTTGTTTGCGCTGCACGACCATAACGAACAGCAGAAGGCGGAGCAACTGCTGGCAAAATTGCAGGAAGGCCAGAGCATAGCACTGGTTTCCGATGCTGGCACGCCACTGATTAACGATCCTGGCTACCATCTGGTACGCCGCTGCCGTGAAGCAGGGATCCGTGTGGTTCCACTGCCTGGCGCCTGCGCAGCCACTACCGCACTTTGTGCTGCAGGTGTAGCTTCTGATCGTTTCTGCTACGAGGGATTTCTACCAGCAAAAACCAAAGGACGTAAGGATACCTTGCTGGCGCTGGCAGAGGAACCTCGTACACTGATTTTCTATGAATCGACCCATCGTTTATTGGATAGCTTACAAGATATGGTGACTGTTTGGGGACCACAACGTTATGTCGTGTTGGCCCGAGAACTGACCAAAACATGGGAGTCAATCTATGGTGCGCCGGTAGGAGAACTATTAGATTGGGTTCAAGAAGATGAAATGCGCCACCGGGGCGAGATGGTTCTGATTGTGGAAGGTCATAAAACGCAGGAAGACGCTTTACCACTTGAAGCGATCCGTACCTTGGCTCTGTTGCAAAAAGAGCTACCGTTGAAGAAAGCGGCCGCGTTATCGGCAGAGATCCACGGCGTGAAAAAAAATGCGTTATACAAGTACGCCTTGGAGCAACAAGAAAGTCAGGTTAATTAA
- a CDS encoding penicillin-binding protein activator produces the protein MLSSTFVRTKAGRLLPVVLAALLLAGCPGRAPQTTASNIQGEASANSDYYLQQLQQSSDDNKADWQLLAIRALIREGKQAQASEQLSSLPQDMTSTQQQEQQLLNAELQVADKNFAAARDSLDKIDKNSLSSNQLARLYQAQISAHQGLASLTLIRAYIAQEPLLSAKEHQENLDNTWQTLLGLTTAGLNSLVINADENVLQGWLDLLRLYQENKQDTNLLKAGIKDWQNRYPLNPAAKSLPTQLNQVLNFTQASTSSIALLLPLNGQAKVFADAIQQGFAAAKGGITLAAPVQSSQPVNNPAPEMPMVSDNIDGAVSTSTPQADSVSVDVEQPVVAAPITTPPPAATGVVKVYDTSSQPLPALLAQAQQEGATLVVGPLLKPDVEQLANTNTTLNVLALNQPEQPQDSPNICFFALSPEDEARDAARHIWQQQKRQPLLLLPNGTFGDRIAKAFAEEWQMQGGQTVLQQGIGSTSELRQMVNRGGIRLTGTPVNVQAQQSITIAGLTIPSQPSDLPVSIEGSIDAVYIVATPDQLTLIKPLIDMTTNSRSKPAMFASSRSYQAGAGPDFRLEMEGLQFSDIPLLSGANPQLQQQVSRQFGNDYSLVRLYAMGMDAWTLANHFAEMRQLPGFQVSGVTGVLTASPNCVINRKLTWLQYRRGMVVPVY, from the coding sequence ATGCTTTCCTCAACATTCGTTCGTACCAAAGCAGGACGTCTGCTACCTGTTGTACTGGCAGCCCTTCTTTTGGCTGGCTGCCCTGGCCGGGCACCGCAGACTACCGCCTCAAATATACAGGGCGAAGCTAGTGCCAATTCCGATTATTACCTGCAGCAGTTGCAGCAAAGCAGCGATGATAACAAGGCTGACTGGCAATTACTTGCTATTCGCGCATTGATACGCGAAGGCAAACAGGCACAGGCCAGTGAGCAGTTAAGTTCTTTGCCACAGGACATGACCAGCACGCAGCAACAGGAACAACAGTTGCTGAACGCAGAGCTGCAAGTTGCCGATAAAAATTTTGCTGCCGCACGCGACTCTTTGGATAAGATTGACAAGAATTCACTGTCCTCAAATCAATTGGCCCGCCTGTACCAGGCGCAGATCTCAGCTCATCAGGGCCTGGCCTCATTAACTTTAATCAGAGCCTACATAGCCCAAGAACCTTTACTGAGTGCCAAAGAACATCAGGAAAATCTGGATAATACCTGGCAAACTCTGCTGGGCCTCACGACCGCTGGCCTGAATAGCTTGGTGATCAACGCAGATGAGAACGTGCTGCAAGGCTGGCTCGATCTGTTACGCCTCTATCAAGAAAACAAACAGGACACCAATCTACTGAAAGCCGGGATCAAAGACTGGCAGAACCGTTATCCACTGAATCCTGCGGCCAAAAGTCTGCCAACTCAGCTGAATCAAGTGCTTAACTTCACCCAAGCTTCTACTTCAAGTATTGCTCTGTTATTGCCGTTGAACGGCCAGGCCAAGGTTTTTGCCGATGCGATCCAGCAAGGTTTTGCCGCAGCTAAGGGTGGCATAACGCTCGCCGCTCCAGTTCAGTCATCTCAGCCTGTAAATAATCCAGCCCCCGAAATGCCAATGGTTTCCGACAACATCGACGGAGCAGTAAGCACTTCAACGCCTCAAGCAGACAGCGTTTCAGTAGACGTGGAGCAACCCGTAGTCGCAGCGCCTATTACTACGCCACCACCTGCTGCCACCGGGGTAGTGAAAGTATACGATACTTCCAGCCAGCCTTTGCCTGCATTATTGGCGCAAGCGCAACAAGAGGGGGCTACCTTAGTTGTAGGGCCATTGTTGAAGCCCGATGTTGAACAACTCGCCAACACTAACACGACACTCAACGTCTTGGCACTCAACCAGCCTGAACAGCCACAAGATAGCCCGAATATCTGTTTCTTTGCACTGTCGCCAGAAGATGAAGCCCGAGATGCAGCACGCCATATCTGGCAACAACAAAAACGCCAACCCTTGCTGTTGCTCCCCAACGGCACGTTTGGTGATCGCATCGCCAAAGCTTTCGCTGAAGAATGGCAGATGCAAGGTGGGCAGACCGTGTTACAACAAGGCATTGGTTCTACCAGTGAACTACGCCAGATGGTCAATAGGGGCGGCATCCGTTTAACCGGTACACCGGTCAACGTACAGGCACAACAGTCTATTACCATTGCAGGTCTTACCATCCCTTCCCAACCCAGCGATCTCCCTGTTTCTATCGAAGGTAGTATCGATGCGGTCTACATCGTAGCGACGCCGGATCAGTTGACGTTGATCAAGCCGTTGATCGACATGACAACCAATTCTCGTAGCAAACCAGCCATGTTTGCCAGCTCTCGCAGTTACCAGGCGGGTGCAGGCCCAGACTTCCGGCTTGAAATGGAGGGGCTGCAATTTAGTGATATCCCTCTACTATCAGGGGCTAACCCCCAGTTGCAACAGCAAGTTAGTCGCCAGTTCGGCAACGACTATTCTCTGGTACGCCTCTATGCCATGGGGATGGATGCCTGGACATTAGCCAATCACTTTGCTGAAATGCGTCAGTTGCCAGGGTTTCAGGTATCAGGAGTCACTGGTGTGCTGACGGCTTCACCTAATTGTGTCATCAACAGGAAACTGACTTGGCTGCAATACCGCCGTGGCATGGTCGTTCCGGTCTACTGA
- a CDS encoding YraN family protein gives MSQRAKGAGYEAKARYYLERQGLTFIAANVAVRGGEIDLIMRDGQTWVFIEVRYRRSAAFGDAAASVTYRKQQRLLHVAAVWLAGRGASFDTSSCRFDVLAITGNQLEWIPNAFNAD, from the coding sequence CTGAGCCAACGCGCCAAAGGGGCGGGCTATGAAGCTAAAGCCCGCTATTACCTTGAGCGCCAAGGGCTCACCTTCATAGCAGCCAATGTGGCAGTTCGTGGTGGTGAGATTGATCTTATCATGCGCGACGGTCAGACTTGGGTGTTCATTGAGGTTCGCTACCGCCGTAGCGCTGCCTTTGGCGATGCGGCAGCCAGCGTAACTTACCGCAAGCAACAGCGGTTGCTGCACGTTGCCGCCGTATGGCTGGCAGGGCGCGGAGCCAGTTTTGACACATCATCTTGCCGTTTTGATGTTTTAGCCATTACCGGTAACCAGTTAGAATGGATACCGAATGCTTTCAATGCGGATTAA
- the diaA gene encoding DnaA initiator-associating protein DiaA has product MLDRIKACFTESIQTQIAAAEALPDAISSAAMTLVQSLLSGNKILCCGNGTSAANAQHFAASMINRFETERPSLPAIALNADNVVLTAIGNDRLHDEVYAKQVRALGHAGDVLLAISTHGNSRDIVKAVEAAVTRDMTIVALTGHDGGELAGLLGQQDVEIRIPSHRSARIQEMHMLTVNCLCDLIDNTLFPHQDD; this is encoded by the coding sequence GTGCTGGATAGAATCAAAGCCTGTTTTACCGAAAGTATCCAAACTCAGATTGCGGCAGCGGAAGCTTTACCAGACGCTATATCCAGTGCTGCAATGACTCTGGTTCAATCACTATTGAGCGGTAATAAGATCCTCTGCTGTGGCAATGGAACCTCTGCGGCCAACGCCCAGCATTTCGCCGCCAGTATGATAAACCGTTTTGAAACCGAGCGCCCCAGCCTGCCAGCCATTGCGCTCAATGCGGATAACGTCGTACTGACAGCGATCGGTAACGATCGCCTGCATGATGAAGTATATGCCAAGCAGGTGAGAGCACTCGGCCATGCCGGTGACGTATTGCTGGCGATTTCCACTCATGGCAATAGCCGTGATATTGTAAAGGCGGTCGAAGCTGCGGTAACACGCGATATGACTATTGTTGCTCTAACAGGTCATGATGGTGGAGAGCTGGCCGGTTTACTCGGCCAACAGGATGTGGAAATACGTATCCCTTCTCACCGCAGCGCACGCATTCAAGAAATGCATATGCTCACCGTAAATTGCCTATGTGACCTAATTGATAATACATTGTTTCCCCACCAGGACGATTAA